The Bradyrhizobium sp. B097 genome contains the following window.
GCCGATCAGCGCAACCTCATGGCCCATCTTGCTCAGATGGCGCGCGGCCGCCGAGCCGATCAGTCCACGTCCGATCACCGCAAGCTTGATCGGCCTGTTGGCGCTCACGACGAGAATGCGCCCAGGCGTTCGGCGAGAGCGAACAGCCAGAACAGCCCGGCCATCACAAGCGCGACGCCGACGGCGGCGGAGCCCATGTCCTTGACCCGCCCGATCTGCGGATCGTGATCCATGGTCAGGCGGTCGGCGAGCTTCTCGATCGCGGTGTTGAGCAGCTCGATCACGAGCACCAGCACCACGGTCGCGACCAGCTCGACCCGCCGCATCACGGTGGCGCCGACCAGCCAGGCCAGCGGCACCGACAACACCAGTGCCACCACCTCCTCGCGAATCGCCTGCTCCGAGCGAATGGCGAAGGCCAGCCCGTTGCGCGAGTTGATGGTGGCTCGCCAGAACCTCAGCAAGTCACTGCCCTCAAGTCACCGCCCTCAAGTCACCTGCCCCAAATCACAACCCTGCGGCGGCCGGCATCGGTTTGACCTTGCCGGCGCGCTCCTGCTTCAGCAGCTCGGCGATCAGGAAGGCCATGTCGATCGACTGTTCGGCGTTGAGGCGGGGATCGCAGACCGTGTGGTAGCGGTCGTTGAGATCCTCATCGGTGATGGCGCGCGCGCCGCCGATGCACTCGGTGACGTCCTGCCCGGTCATCTCCAGATGCACGCCGCCGGCATGGGTGCCCTCGGCCGCATGGATCTGGAAGAACGCCTTCACCTCCGACAGCACGCGGTCGAACGGCCGCGTCTTGTAGCCCGAGGTCGAGGTGATGGTGTTGCCGTGCATCGGATCGCACGACCACACCACCTTGCGGCCTTCCCGCTGCACCGCGCGGATCAGGCCAGGGAGATGATCGCCGACCTTGTCGGCGCCGAAGCGGTTGATCAGCGTCAGCCGGCCCGGCTCGTTGTCGGGGCTGAGCACGTCGATCAGCTTCAACAGCTCGTCCGGCTTCAACGACGGACCGCATTTCAGGCCGATCGGGTTCTTGATGCCGCGGAAATATTCAACATGGCCGTGATCGAGCTGCCGGGTGCGGTCGCCGATCCAGATCATGTGGCCGGAGGTCGCGTACCAGTCGCCGGTGGTGGAATCGACCCGCGTCATCGCCTGCTCGTAACCGAGCAAGAGCGCCTCGTGGCTGGTGTAGAAATCGGTGGCGCGCAGCTCCGGGTGGCTTTCGAGATCGAGGCCGCAGGCGCGCATGAAATTCAGCGCGTCCGAGATGCGGTCGGCCAGCTCCTTGTAGCGGCGGGACTGCGGCGAATCCTTCAGGAAGCCGAGCATCCACTGATGCACGCTGCCAAGATTGGCGAAGCCGCCGGTCGCGAAGGCGCGCAGCAGGTTCAGCGTCGCAGCGGATTGGCGGTAGGCCATCAGCTGGCGCTGCGGATCGGGAATCCGCGCTTCCGGCGTGAAGGCGATGTCGTTGACGATGTCGCCGCGATAGCTCGGCAGCTCGACCTCGCCCTGCTTCTCGGTCGGCGACGAGCGCGGTTTGGCGAATTGGCCGGCGATGCGGCCGACCTTCACCACCGGCAGCGCGCCGGCATAGGTCATGACCACGGCCATCTGCAGCAGCACGCGGAAGAAGTCGCGGATGTTGTTGGCGCCGTGCTCGGCAAAGCTCTCGGCGCAATCGCCGCCCTGCAGCAGGAAGGCCTCGCCGGCAGAGACCCGCCCCAGCGCCTTCTTCAGGTTGCGCGCCTCGCCCGCGAACACCAGCGGCGGAAAGGTCGCAAGCTGGGCCTCGACATCGGCCAATGCCTTGGCATCGGGATAATCGGGCACCTGCAGCACCTTCTTGGCGCGCCAGCTATCGGGTGTCCACCGCTCGGACATGAGGTCAACTCCTGAGCAAATACCGCGACTTAATCGACGGGAAAGGTGGGCTTATACACAGCCGCCCGCCCCGCCGCTAGGAGGATTCCTGCAATCCCGTCAAACTCTTGCAGGAAAATACGAATTCGCATTTGCTGGACCATACCATGAATGCCAGGGAAATTGCCGCAGCCGCCACAGTGCTGGACGACGTTTTTAGCGACGACATCGTCGTGCCGGCCGCCGATGGCTATCCGCTCGCGGCGACGCTGTTCCTGCCGCGCGGCAGGAAGCGCCACGCCGTCCTGATCAACTCGGCGACCGCCGTGCCGCGGAAGGTCTATCGCGGCTTTGCCGGCTACCTCGCCCGCCGCGGCGCGGCGGTGCTGACCTACGACTACCGCGGCACCGGCGACTCGAGGCCGATGGCGGCAACCGGCCTCAACAAGCCGAAGTCGCTGGCCGGCTTCAAGGCCACGATGGCGGACTGGGCCGCGCTCGACACCACCGCGGCCGTGAACTGGATGCGCGACCGCTACCGCGACCTGCCCTTCGCCTATGTCGGCCACTCCTTCGGCGGCCAGGCGCTCGGGCTCCTTGCCAACAACGCTGAAATTCCGCGCGCGCTGCTGGTCGCCTCGCAGGCCGCCACCTGGAAGCTGATGGCCTCGCCGGAGCGCTACCGCGTCGTCGCCTTCATGAACGGCATCGGCCTGCCGCTGGCGCGCGCGCTCGGCTATGTGCCCGGCTGGGCCGGCCTCGGCATGGACCTGCCGCGGGGCGTGTTCGAGCAATGGCGCGGCTGGGTGATGCGCGAGCGCTATCTGCTCGACGATGCCACGCTCGCGGCGCGGGAGAACTTTCCGAAGTTCAAGGGCAAGCTCCGCGCGCTTGCGATCACCGACGACACCTGGGCAACGCGGCCGGCAGTCGAGCTGCTGTGCTCCGCCTTCACCTCGATCACACCGGAGATCATCTCGATCCGCCCCGCCGATGCCGGCGCGAAAGCGATCGGCCATTTCGGCTTCTTCCGCAGCGAGCACCGCGACGCCCTGTGGCGCGGCGCCGCGGAGTGGCTCGAGGCGGAGGGATGAGCGCGAACTCTCACCACCGTCGTCCCTGCGAAAGCAGGGACCCATAACCACCGAATTCACTTGTGAACGCGATCGTGGCCCCGGCGTCGAGCGCCAATTGAGATTTGGGGTAATGGGTCCTGGCTTTCGCCAGGACGACGATGAGGATGGTTCTCGCGCGATCCAACGCACCGTGATTGCGCACCTCATCTCGGTGTCATCGCCCGGCTCGACCGGGCGATCCAGTATTCCAGAGGCAGTCATTGTTGAACCGAGAAGCCGCGGCGTACTGGATCGCCCGCATGCGCGGGCGATGACAGAATGTGGTGGAGGCGCAGCTTCGTATTCTCGCGACACGATCCGTCCGAGCTCTGCTCTTCGTTTCGCGCTCTCTCGAAACAGAGGGCGCAGGGAAAGCCGGGTGCCGATCGCACCCATGGGTCCGGTGCAACAGAAAGCACCGGAGGTCGGACCACAGGTGTAACCGGAAACATCCCGGCTTTCCCTGCGCGATGGGTTACGGCTTATACGTGCTCTCCCCGGTGAGACTGGGCTTGCTTGTCACCGCCTTCGCAAAACGCTTCCGCATCTCGCGACGAGACACCTGCCGCTAGGGCGTCAGGACCACACGATTTCGCCGTCCGCCTCGCATGCACGTCGTCTCGCGCATGCTCAGCGTCCACCGCATCTCACCGCAACACTCCTGACGATGCGCAGCGCCCCTCGATCGGGTGAGACGGGCTAATTGAACATCTGAGTTGGGGAGCGCGTCAAGAGAAAATTCCGAAAAAACGAAACTGCCATCGCAGGGGATTGTTGGGTCATACAGTCTCACACCACCTTCCGCGGCGCCGCCGTCGCGGCATCGCCCGTGTTCGGCGTCCCCGTTGGCTCGATCAGCAGCAGATGCACCTCTTCCCTTGCGACGGGCCGATGCTCGACGCCCTTCGGCACGATGTACATCTGGCCTTGCTTCAGCGTCACCGTCCGATCGCGCAGCTCGATGTCGAGCACGCCTTTCAGCACCAGGAAGAAGTCGTCGGTGTCGTCATGCTTGTGCCAGACGAACTCGCCCTGCACCTTCACCACCATCACGTCGCAGGCGTTGAATTGTGCCACGGTGCGCGGCGACCAGTGGTCGGAGAACGTCGACAGCCTCTCGGAAAGATCGATCGCGTCGCTCATGATGCCTCCGGGTCCCGGCCAGTCTGCCGGGCTCGTTAGCTCAGCCCCGCGACGCACTCAATGCACGCCCCTCAACTTCTCCGGATACGTTGTCGGCCCGTTGTGCCCGTTGATATCGCA
Protein-coding sequences here:
- a CDS encoding diacylglycerol kinase codes for the protein MLRFWRATINSRNGLAFAIRSEQAIREEVVALVLSVPLAWLVGATVMRRVELVATVVLVLVIELLNTAIEKLADRLTMDHDPQIGRVKDMGSAAVGVALVMAGLFWLFALAERLGAFSS
- a CDS encoding 3-deoxy-7-phosphoheptulonate synthase class II — translated: MSERWTPDSWRAKKVLQVPDYPDAKALADVEAQLATFPPLVFAGEARNLKKALGRVSAGEAFLLQGGDCAESFAEHGANNIRDFFRVLLQMAVVMTYAGALPVVKVGRIAGQFAKPRSSPTEKQGEVELPSYRGDIVNDIAFTPEARIPDPQRQLMAYRQSAATLNLLRAFATGGFANLGSVHQWMLGFLKDSPQSRRYKELADRISDALNFMRACGLDLESHPELRATDFYTSHEALLLGYEQAMTRVDSTTGDWYATSGHMIWIGDRTRQLDHGHVEYFRGIKNPIGLKCGPSLKPDELLKLIDVLSPDNEPGRLTLINRFGADKVGDHLPGLIRAVQREGRKVVWSCDPMHGNTITSTSGYKTRPFDRVLSEVKAFFQIHAAEGTHAGGVHLEMTGQDVTECIGGARAITDEDLNDRYHTVCDPRLNAEQSIDMAFLIAELLKQERAGKVKPMPAAAGL
- a CDS encoding alpha/beta fold hydrolase; translation: MNAREIAAAATVLDDVFSDDIVVPAADGYPLAATLFLPRGRKRHAVLINSATAVPRKVYRGFAGYLARRGAAVLTYDYRGTGDSRPMAATGLNKPKSLAGFKATMADWAALDTTAAVNWMRDRYRDLPFAYVGHSFGGQALGLLANNAEIPRALLVASQAATWKLMASPERYRVVAFMNGIGLPLARALGYVPGWAGLGMDLPRGVFEQWRGWVMRERYLLDDATLAARENFPKFKGKLRALAITDDTWATRPAVELLCSAFTSITPEIISIRPADAGAKAIGHFGFFRSEHRDALWRGAAEWLEAEG
- a CDS encoding cupin domain-containing protein; translation: MSDAIDLSERLSTFSDHWSPRTVAQFNACDVMVVKVQGEFVWHKHDDTDDFFLVLKGVLDIELRDRTVTLKQGQMYIVPKGVEHRPVAREEVHLLLIEPTGTPNTGDAATAAPRKVV